A genomic segment from Arcobacter sp. CECT 8986 encodes:
- the ribB gene encoding 3,4-dihydroxy-2-butanone-4-phosphate synthase → MNQKISNSNYKQNVQAAIKALQNGNGVIVTDDKNREDEADIIFYANTITEKQMAILIRECSGIVCLCLTSQKVKELQLPMMVEANHSKYQTPFTVTIESKENVTTGVSAKDRVTTIKSAIKKDGINHIVSPGHVFPLRARDNGVFERQGHTEASIDLMKLSNLEPVAVLCELTNADGTMAKGEDIRNIAKKFDMPILSVEDIIDYRRATES, encoded by the coding sequence ATGAATCAAAAAATTTCAAATTCAAATTATAAACAAAATGTTCAAGCTGCAATAAAAGCACTTCAAAATGGAAATGGTGTTATCGTTACTGATGATAAAAATAGAGAAGATGAAGCAGATATAATTTTCTATGCAAATACTATAACAGAAAAACAAATGGCTATTTTAATTAGAGAATGTAGTGGTATTGTTTGTTTATGTTTAACTTCGCAAAAAGTAAAAGAGCTTCAACTTCCTATGATGGTAGAAGCGAATCACTCAAAATATCAAACTCCATTTACAGTAACAATTGAATCAAAAGAGAATGTTACAACAGGTGTTAGTGCAAAAGATAGAGTAACAACAATAAAATCAGCAATAAAAAAAGATGGTATAAATCATATTGTATCTCCAGGTCATGTTTTTCCATTAAGAGCAAGAGATAATGGTGTTTTTGAAAGACAAGGTCACACAGAAGCAAGTATAGATTTAATGAAACTTTCAAACTTAGAACCAGTTGCAGTTTTATGTGAACTTACAAACGCAGATGGAACTATGGCAAAAGGTGAAGATATAAGAAATATTGCGAAAAAATTTGATATGCCAATTCTTAGTGTGGAAGATATTATAGATTATAGAAGAGCAACAGAGAGTTAA
- a CDS encoding helix-turn-helix domain-containing protein → MNYICKKQDSSNYARTTMHFISVLLEGKKTVHLKDENIVVNSKEICFFTQNNYFMSERLVENKTYKSLVIYFDDNFIFDFINKYNIDINIKEQSDIGVISYKKDSLFSTCVDTFQEYIDKNFDENLLKLKIEEIFLNAIRVDKEFVFSYFNKILSTSQDRIKFILESNIDLIHSLSDICALTRMTESKVRTYIKKNYNQTPKVWIDTKRLEKAVLLLKNSEDSISDISTSCGYSTTSWFIAQFKKYYNITPKEFRQKS, encoded by the coding sequence TTGAATTATATTTGTAAAAAACAAGATAGTTCAAATTATGCAAGAACAACAATGCACTTTATAAGTGTGTTATTAGAAGGTAAAAAGACAGTACATCTAAAAGATGAAAATATTGTAGTTAATAGTAAAGAGATATGTTTTTTTACTCAAAACAACTATTTTATGAGTGAAAGACTTGTAGAAAATAAAACATATAAATCTTTAGTAATATATTTTGATGATAATTTTATATTTGATTTTATAAATAAATATAATATTGATATAAATATAAAAGAACAAAGTGATATTGGTGTAATTTCTTATAAAAAAGACTCTCTTTTTTCTACTTGTGTAGATACTTTTCAAGAATATATTGATAAAAACTTTGATGAAAATTTATTGAAGCTAAAAATTGAAGAGATATTTTTAAATGCAATTAGAGTTGATAAAGAGTTTGTATTTTCTTACTTTAATAAAATATTATCAACTTCTCAAGATAGAATAAAATTTATACTAGAATCAAATATTGATTTGATACATAGTTTATCTGATATTTGTGCTTTGACAAGAATGACTGAAAGTAAAGTAAGAACATATATAAAGAAAAACTACAATCAAACACCAAAAGTTTGGATAGATACTAAAAGATTAGAAAAAGCAGTTTTACTATTAAAAAATAGTGAAGATAGTATTTCTGACATATCTACAAGTTGCGGATACTCAACAACTTCATGGTTTATAGCCCAATTTAAAAAGTATTATAATATTACTCCAAAAGAATTCCGACAAAAATCATAA
- a CDS encoding NAD(P)H-dependent oxidoreductase, translating to MKKVLVNLIHPNIEESRVNKKLLEEVSKLGNVTVNNLYKNYPDFNIDVEREQKLLVEHDIIVLQFPVYWFSSPALLKEWSDKVLGYGFAYGPAYNLEGKDLLVAVSTGSAAVEYSAQGHNKHEISEYLRPYEGTARYTHMNYPKEFVSYASFVISDEELAKNAVDYKEYVEKLSK from the coding sequence ATGAAAAAAGTATTAGTAAATTTAATACACCCAAATATTGAAGAGTCAAGAGTAAATAAAAAACTTTTAGAAGAAGTTAGTAAATTAGGAAATGTAACAGTTAATAATTTATATAAAAACTATCCTGATTTTAACATTGATGTTGAAAGAGAACAAAAACTTTTAGTTGAACATGATATTATTGTTTTACAATTCCCTGTTTATTGGTTCAGTTCACCAGCACTATTAAAAGAGTGGTCTGATAAAGTACTTGGATATGGTTTTGCATATGGACCAGCATATAACCTTGAAGGTAAAGATTTACTTGTTGCAGTTAGTACAGGTAGTGCAGCTGTTGAATACTCAGCTCAAGGACACAACAAACATGAAATTTCTGAATATTTAAGACCATATGAAGGTACTGCAAGATATACACATATGAATTATCCAAAAGAGTTTGTATCTTATGCATCATTTGTTATTAGTGATGAAGAACTTGCAAAAAATGCAGTTGATTATAAAGAGTATGTTGAAAAATTATCTAAATAA
- a CDS encoding YbhB/YbcL family Raf kinase inhibitor-like protein, which yields MFNGGTCKGKNISPDLAWKNAPKGTKSFAVTAYDPDAPTGSGWWHWVVFNIPKDKMSLEEGFGNKQHKNIIQSVTDYRIKGFGGACPPVGSKPHKYIFTVYALDIDSLPFDSNVSAAKVGFMLNFHTLAQSSVIAYYNR from the coding sequence GTGTTTAATGGTGGAACATGTAAAGGTAAAAATATATCTCCAGATTTAGCATGGAAAAATGCTCCAAAAGGTACAAAATCATTTGCAGTTACTGCTTATGATCCAGATGCACCAACTGGAAGTGGATGGTGGCATTGGGTAGTTTTCAATATACCAAAAGATAAAATGTCACTAGAAGAAGGATTTGGAAATAAACAACATAAAAATATTATCCAAAGTGTAACTGATTATAGAATTAAAGGTTTTGGTGGTGCTTGTCCTCCTGTTGGTTCTAAACCTCATAAATATATTTTTACTGTTTATGCTTTAGATATTGACTCTTTACCATTTGATAGTAATGTATCTGCTGCAAAAGTTGGGTTTATGTTAAATTTCCATACTCTTGCGCAATCATCAGTTATTGCATATTATAATAGATAA
- the aldA gene encoding aldehyde dehydrogenase, translated as MSNKLKTYQLYINGEFKDSTDTIPVINPSNKQVISYIPKGTKEDVNSAVNAANEAQTSWEKLPAIQRAEYIKKIAQKIRENADMLAKTISEEQGKVLGLATVEVNFTADYMDYMAEWARRYEGEIIQSDRPNENIFLFKFPIGVAAGILPWNFPFFLIARKLAPAFVTGNTIVIKPSSDTPNNAFEFAKLVDEVGLPKGVFNIVSGSGSEIGNTLAAHEKVGIVSFTGSVPTGVKIMEAAAKNVTKVSLELGGKAPAIVMADANLDLAVEAIKNSRVINNGQVCNCAERVYVHKSIEKEFTEKMIEAMKATTYGDPLKEEVDMGPLINQAAVNHVQSLVDKAKEQGATIALGGEIPKRDDGFFYAPTVITNVTQDMNIIKEEIFGPVLPIVTFETFDEAVQMANDSEFGLTSSIYTQNIDLAMRACKEIKFGETYINRENFEAMQGFHAGWRKSGIGGADGKHGLEEFLQTKVVYLQYDTNKQQ; from the coding sequence ATGTCAAATAAGCTAAAAACTTATCAACTTTATATAAATGGTGAATTTAAAGATTCAACAGATACTATACCTGTTATCAATCCTTCAAATAAACAAGTTATCTCTTATATTCCTAAAGGAACAAAAGAAGATGTAAATAGCGCTGTAAACGCAGCAAATGAAGCCCAAACTTCATGGGAAAAACTTCCTGCAATTCAAAGAGCTGAATATATTAAAAAGATTGCTCAAAAAATTAGAGAAAATGCAGATATGCTTGCAAAAACAATTTCTGAAGAACAAGGAAAAGTTTTAGGTCTTGCAACAGTAGAAGTAAACTTTACAGCTGATTATATGGATTATATGGCTGAGTGGGCAAGAAGATACGAAGGTGAAATTATTCAAAGTGATAGACCAAATGAAAATATCTTTTTATTTAAATTTCCAATTGGTGTTGCAGCTGGTATTTTGCCTTGGAACTTTCCATTTTTTTTAATTGCAAGAAAATTAGCACCTGCATTTGTTACAGGAAATACTATTGTAATAAAACCAAGTTCTGATACACCAAACAATGCTTTTGAGTTTGCAAAACTTGTAGATGAAGTAGGACTTCCAAAAGGTGTTTTCAATATAGTAAGTGGTTCTGGTTCTGAAATTGGAAATACTTTAGCAGCACATGAAAAAGTAGGAATAGTAAGTTTCACAGGTAGTGTTCCAACTGGTGTAAAAATTATGGAAGCTGCTGCAAAAAATGTGACAAAAGTATCTTTAGAATTAGGTGGAAAAGCACCTGCAATTGTAATGGCTGATGCAAATCTTGATTTAGCGGTTGAAGCTATTAAAAACTCAAGAGTTATAAATAATGGACAAGTTTGTAATTGTGCAGAAAGAGTATATGTACATAAAAGTATAGAAAAAGAGTTTACAGAAAAAATGATAGAAGCGATGAAAGCTACAACTTATGGTGACCCATTAAAAGAAGAAGTAGATATGGGACCTCTTATAAATCAAGCTGCTGTAAATCATGTTCAATCACTTGTAGACAAAGCAAAAGAACAAGGAGCAACAATAGCACTTGGAGGAGAAATTCCAAAAAGAGATGATGGATTTTTCTATGCACCAACTGTTATAACAAATGTAACTCAAGATATGAATATAATAAAAGAGGAAATATTTGGACCAGTTCTTCCAATAGTTACTTTTGAAACTTTTGATGAAGCAGTACAAATGGCAAATGATAGTGAATTTGGTCTTACATCTTCAATTTATACACAAAATATAGATTTAGCAATGAGAGCGTGCAAAGAGATTAAATTTGGAGAAACTTATATAAATAGAGAAAACTTCGAAGCTATGCAAGGTTTCCATGCTGGATGGAGAAAATCTGGAATTGGTGGAGCTGATGGGAAACATGGACTTGAAGAGTTTTTACAAACAAAAGTTGTATATTTACAATATGACACAAATAAACAACAATAA
- a CDS encoding nuclear transport factor 2 family protein, whose product MHLKHLKIVSCILALFIGISGFSKDLTNIDKTVIFLEKGLNHQDESTLRFFSDKTYIQHNLRATDGKSGLAHFIEYLKTTKMEGDVVRVFEDKNFVVAHRMSKLGGKDRHVIDIFRFKDGLIVEHWDNIQFLKKPLNIVDGYPTKVTDLDKTKANKQLVREYLKDKNYVKTYMVLGQGNFVVSVSEIKKDKDSYSLYQWFTIKDNKIEHIWKVEEKIPPRSKWKNSNGKF is encoded by the coding sequence ATGCATTTAAAACATTTAAAAATAGTATCGTGTATTTTAGCCTTATTCATAGGAATAAGTGGATTTTCGAAAGATTTAACAAATATTGATAAAACAGTTATTTTTTTGGAAAAGGGATTAAATCATCAAGATGAAAGTACATTAAGATTTTTTAGTGATAAAACTTATATTCAACACAATTTAAGAGCAACTGATGGAAAATCTGGATTAGCACATTTTATTGAGTATTTAAAAACAACAAAAATGGAAGGTGATGTAGTTAGAGTTTTTGAAGACAAAAATTTTGTAGTAGCACATAGAATGTCTAAACTTGGTGGAAAAGATAGACATGTAATAGATATCTTTAGATTTAAAGATGGTCTTATTGTAGAGCACTGGGATAATATCCAATTTCTAAAAAAACCACTTAATATAGTAGATGGTTATCCAACTAAAGTGACTGATTTAGATAAAACTAAAGCAAATAAACAACTTGTAAGAGAGTATTTAAAAGACAAAAATTATGTTAAAACTTATATGGTTTTAGGTCAAGGTAACTTTGTAGTAAGTGTAAGTGAAATAAAAAAAGATAAAGATAGCTACTCTTTATATCAATGGTTTACTATAAAAGATAACAAAATAGAACACATTTGGAAAGTTGAAGAAAAAATTCCACCAAGAAGTAAATGGAAAAATAGTAACGGGAAATTTTAG
- a CDS encoding winged helix-turn-helix transcriptional regulator — MINLNGKNYECGSKIPMDLVDDKWKFLILWNLSQAPLRLNELAQKIPDTSQRTISRKLKALEEALLIKREVYPEVPPKVLYSLSSYGEGLIEIFEVMAKWGENYAMKINESKK, encoded by the coding sequence ATGATAAATCTAAATGGAAAAAATTATGAATGTGGAAGTAAGATTCCAATGGATTTAGTAGATGACAAATGGAAATTTTTAATTTTATGGAATCTATCTCAAGCTCCATTACGTTTAAACGAACTTGCACAAAAAATACCAGATACTTCGCAAAGAACAATTAGTAGGAAATTAAAAGCTTTAGAAGAAGCACTTTTAATAAAAAGAGAAGTTTATCCAGAAGTTCCTCCAAAAGTTTTATACTCACTAAGTTCATATGGTGAAGGATTAATTGAAATTTTTGAAGTAATGGCTAAATGGGGTGAAAACTACGCTATGAAAATAAATGAGAGTAAAAAGTAA
- a CDS encoding SDR family oxidoreductase gives MKNKKVLVAGATGYLGQYIVKELKNKGYFVRVLIRNEKQKELFKNVDEFFIAEVTKPNTLKNIADDIDYVFSSIGITRQKDSLTYMDVDYQGNKNLLDEAIKSKVKKFQYISAIDGNNFRNLKIFEAKENFVDELKKSPLKYSIIRPNGFFSDMKDFLNMARSGKVYLFSHGEYKLNPIHGEDLARFCVSKLTTIINDEENIGGPEIFTQNEIARLALEAWNKDIKIVHLPDFIRSLIIKLFRIFTSSKVYGPIEFFLTLLSKDNIAPTYGNKTLKEFFYKQTKE, from the coding sequence TTGAAGAATAAAAAGGTTTTAGTTGCCGGTGCGACGGGATATTTAGGTCAATATATTGTAAAAGAATTAAAAAATAAAGGTTATTTTGTAAGAGTTTTAATACGAAATGAAAAACAAAAAGAGCTTTTTAAAAATGTAGATGAGTTTTTTATAGCAGAAGTTACAAAACCAAATACACTAAAAAATATAGCAGATGATATTGATTATGTATTTTCAAGTATAGGAATTACTAGACAAAAAGATAGTTTAACTTATATGGATGTAGATTATCAAGGCAATAAAAATTTATTAGATGAAGCAATAAAATCAAAAGTAAAAAAATTTCAATATATTTCTGCAATAGATGGTAATAATTTTAGAAATCTAAAAATATTTGAAGCAAAAGAAAATTTTGTAGATGAGTTAAAAAAATCACCTTTAAAATATAGTATTATAAGACCAAATGGCTTCTTTTCTGATATGAAAGATTTTTTAAATATGGCAAGAAGTGGGAAAGTTTATCTATTTTCCCATGGAGAGTATAAACTAAACCCTATTCATGGAGAGGATTTAGCAAGATTTTGTGTAAGTAAATTAACAACAATAATAAATGATGAAGAGAACATAGGTGGTCCTGAAATATTTACACAAAATGAAATTGCAAGACTTGCTTTAGAAGCATGGAATAAAGATATTAAAATTGTACATTTACCAGATTTTATTAGAAGTTTAATAATAAAACTTTTTAGAATATTCACTTCATCAAAAGTATATGGACCAATAGAGTTTTTTTTAACACTACTTTCAAAAGATAATATTGCTCCAACATATGGAAACAAGACTTTAAAAGAGTTTTTTTATAAACAAACAAAAGAATAA
- a CDS encoding lysozyme inhibitor LprI family protein has protein sequence MRLLFVTLIILITSSSFADNITLSSANELFNIGKKEQAKVIYEKLAFDGDKDAHYALSYKYALPIQESIYHYEQAAIRGHEDALKHYLDDVLFRVNNLTLAKPVKAREIYKKAKMSNPNIHLYDEKEIIKILNITAKSNDFDVNKFIKRYNIDTTNSQYTPYFVWKLAQEAATNGRFGKPNAKLVFDLVVRGGQVPAEYFEAVKATYKNLQNNKVDFNLCDFITSGMGMSYCSKQKELKNQIKIKNSIKNIKKKINSDNLSLFETAYNNTFDFIDDKAFLEEGHGGSGRNMWLSNSKINQKNNYIRLIYQVMNGYRYGSIVKLSTLDNKLNETYKKVIKRLEKETITNTMSYPITKEGIKKVEIKWIKYRDNNSKLFTILNPNSSLNDWQKYFTNQRIKQLQQILTY, from the coding sequence ATGAGATTACTGTTTGTTACTTTGATAATACTAATAACCTCTTCAAGTTTCGCTGATAACATAACTTTATCTAGTGCTAATGAGCTTTTCAATATAGGTAAAAAAGAGCAAGCAAAAGTCATTTATGAAAAACTTGCATTTGATGGAGATAAAGATGCACACTATGCACTATCATATAAATATGCTTTACCTATACAAGAGAGTATTTATCATTATGAACAAGCAGCAATTAGAGGGCATGAAGATGCATTAAAACACTATTTAGATGATGTATTATTTAGAGTAAATAATCTAACTCTTGCAAAGCCTGTAAAAGCTCGTGAAATATATAAAAAAGCAAAAATGTCTAATCCAAATATTCATTTATATGATGAAAAAGAGATTATTAAGATTTTGAATATCACTGCAAAATCTAATGATTTTGATGTAAATAAATTCATCAAAAGATATAATATTGATACAACAAACTCACAATATACGCCCTACTTTGTTTGGAAATTAGCACAAGAAGCAGCGACAAATGGCAGATTTGGTAAACCTAATGCAAAGTTAGTATTTGATTTGGTCGTAAGAGGAGGACAAGTTCCAGCTGAATATTTTGAAGCAGTAAAAGCAACTTATAAAAACTTACAAAACAACAAAGTTGATTTTAATCTTTGTGATTTTATAACAAGTGGAATGGGTATGAGTTATTGCTCAAAACAAAAAGAGTTAAAAAATCAAATCAAAATAAAAAATAGTATAAAAAATATCAAAAAGAAAATAAATAGTGATAATCTTAGTTTATTTGAAACTGCATATAATAATACATTTGATTTTATAGATGACAAAGCATTTTTAGAAGAAGGTCATGGAGGAAGTGGAAGAAATATGTGGCTTTCTAACTCAAAGATTAACCAAAAAAACAATTATATTAGACTTATATATCAAGTTATGAATGGTTATAGATATGGCTCTATTGTAAAGTTGTCTACCCTTGATAACAAACTAAATGAAACATACAAAAAAGTAATTAAACGATTGGAAAAAGAGACTATAACTAATACAATGTCATATCCTATTACAAAAGAAGGTATAAAAAAAGTTGAAATAAAATGGATAAAATATAGAGATAATAATTCTAAATTATTTACTATATTAAATCCAAATTCTTCTTTAAATGATTGGCAAAAGTATTTTACAAATCAAAGAATAAAACAGTTACAACAAATATTAACTTACTAA
- a CDS encoding zinc ribbon domain-containing protein YjdM translates to MEQLPNCPKCNSEYTYEDGSLLICPECAHEWSKDAVEEVEEDTLIVKDANGTVLSDGDDVTVVKDLKVKGSSSGIKVGTKIKGIRLVEGNDGHNIDCKVPGVGAIKLKQEFVKKS, encoded by the coding sequence ATGGAACAACTACCAAATTGTCCAAAATGTAATAGTGAATATACTTATGAAGATGGTTCATTACTAATTTGTCCAGAGTGTGCACACGAATGGTCTAAAGATGCTGTTGAAGAAGTTGAAGAAGATACATTAATCGTAAAAGATGCAAACGGAACAGTTTTATCTGATGGAGATGATGTAACAGTAGTAAAAGACCTAAAAGTAAAAGGTAGCTCTTCTGGAATAAAAGTAGGTACTAAAATCAAAGGTATTAGACTTGTAGAAGGCAATGACGGTCACAATATTGACTGTAAAGTACCTGGAGTTGGAGCAATCAAACTTAAACAAGAATTCGTTAAAAAATCATAA
- a CDS encoding MFS transporter translates to MISKKQIFVMSATAGISVANIYYNQPILSNISNDLNISHLAVGNLPTFSQVGYGLGLFFVTALGDKIDRKKLIIILHILLCLSLLGLSFINNIFGLYVLSLLTGLFSVSSQVVIPMAASMSGKEKGKVVGTIFSGLLGGILLSRTLSGYITQWFDNWHMIFALSAFFVFIVLLFISKTLPSMQAHFSDSYFSLLKSSVFQLKRFSLLRRNTLLIAISFGLFCSFWTTLTFKLSQAPFYYDSDEIGLFGILAVASAMLAPYIGKISDKIDANAIKLISVVMIMVSVFLIRFFDTSLYAFIIAILLLDVGFQSIQINNISQIYTLDEKAHSRINTAYMSCMFLGGSIGTFIGVLCWEKGGWNFVTLQFLLLSFICLVIVVYSLINKNRVQTMIK, encoded by the coding sequence TTGATTAGTAAAAAACAAATTTTTGTAATGTCTGCAACTGCAGGTATTAGTGTGGCAAATATATATTATAATCAACCTATATTAAGTAATATTTCAAATGATTTAAATATAAGTCATTTGGCAGTTGGAAACTTACCTACATTTTCTCAAGTTGGTTATGGATTAGGGCTATTTTTTGTAACTGCACTTGGTGATAAAATAGATAGAAAAAAATTGATTATAATATTACATATTCTTCTTTGTTTGTCTTTGTTAGGGCTTTCATTTATTAATAATATTTTTGGTTTGTATGTATTAAGTCTATTAACTGGTCTATTTTCTGTATCATCTCAAGTTGTAATTCCAATGGCAGCTTCGATGAGTGGAAAAGAAAAAGGCAAAGTTGTAGGAACAATTTTTAGTGGATTATTAGGAGGAATACTATTATCAAGAACATTAAGTGGATATATAACACAGTGGTTTGATAATTGGCATATGATATTTGCATTATCTGCTTTTTTTGTATTTATTGTATTACTATTTATTTCAAAAACTTTGCCAAGTATGCAAGCACATTTTTCTGATAGCTATTTTTCATTATTAAAATCTTCGGTTTTTCAACTTAAAAGATTCTCTTTACTTAGAAGAAATACACTTTTAATTGCTATATCGTTTGGATTATTTTGCTCTTTTTGGACGACTTTGACTTTTAAATTGAGTCAAGCACCTTTTTATTATGATAGTGATGAGATAGGATTATTTGGTATTTTAGCAGTTGCAAGTGCAATGCTTGCTCCATATATAGGCAAAATCTCAGATAAAATAGATGCAAATGCAATAAAATTAATCTCTGTTGTTATGATTATGGTTTCTGTATTTTTGATAAGATTTTTTGATACAAGTTTATACGCTTTTATTATCGCAATATTACTTTTAGATGTTGGATTTCAATCAATACAAATTAATAATATTTCCCAAATTTATACACTAGATGAAAAAGCACATAGTAGAATAAATACAGCATATATGTCTTGTATGTTTCTTGGAGGTTCAATTGGAACTTTTATTGGTGTGTTGTGTTGGGAAAAAGGAGGTTGGAATTTTGTGACTTTACAATTTTTATTACTCTCTTTTATCTGCTTAGTTATAGTTGTTTATAGTTTAATAAATAAAAATAGAGTTCAAACTATGATTAAATGA
- a CDS encoding YciI family protein, with protein sequence MFIIDLEYIEPLDIVDNYLPLHIKYLEEQYSKNNFVASGKKVPRNGGIILSSLSSREKLDEIIAQDPFYKEKIAKYEVIEFRASMTAPEFESLKPKI encoded by the coding sequence ATGTTTATTATAGATTTGGAATATATAGAACCACTTGATATTGTTGATAATTATTTACCATTACATATAAAATATTTAGAGGAACAATATTCAAAAAATAATTTTGTTGCATCAGGGAAAAAAGTTCCAAGAAATGGAGGAATTATTCTTTCTTCACTTTCTTCAAGAGAAAAATTAGATGAAATAATAGCTCAAGACCCATTTTATAAAGAAAAAATTGCAAAATATGAAGTTATAGAGTTTAGAGCAAGTATGACAGCACCTGAATTTGAATCTTTAAAACCTAAAATTTAG
- the nhaD gene encoding sodium:proton antiporter NhaD, whose product MFKFISVLALFLTNVAYATNTTEAPHLTNTWVGIATLVIFVIGYFVIANEEKYDVDKSLPALFVGIVTFLLIALYFIMNGLDIKLVHEEAESVILEIAEIFFFLFVAMTYIESLIHMGVFDRLKYNLVSKGYSYRKLFWLTGFLSFFISPIADNLTTALILSTVLITIEKEKTEFLVPGAINIVVAANAGGAWSPFGDITTLMVWTSGKGQFMDFLYLFPASVLGYLVTAFLLSLIVPKTKPAFDANVEAPKMKDGAKTIIFLGVVTIVMAVISHQFLDFPAMWGMMFGLVLLKFFSFKLRKKYGSEHFNIFYSMSKIENNTLMFFFGILAAVGALYFVGWLTLASVVYHPNHLGPTLSNIAVGFLSAIVDNVPVMSAILKANPDMDISNWLLVTLTAGIGGSLISFGSAAGVGVMGKLKGIYTFSSHMKYAWTILVGYFVSITIWYFQFEMLKLY is encoded by the coding sequence ATGTTTAAATTTATCAGTGTTTTGGCTCTGTTTTTGACAAACGTTGCATATGCAACTAATACAACAGAAGCCCCGCATTTGACTAATACATGGGTTGGAATAGCAACTCTTGTAATTTTTGTTATTGGGTATTTCGTCATAGCAAATGAAGAAAAATATGATGTAGATAAGTCTTTACCAGCTCTTTTTGTTGGTATTGTTACATTTTTATTAATTGCCCTTTATTTTATTATGAATGGTTTAGATATTAAACTAGTGCATGAAGAAGCTGAAAGTGTTATTTTAGAAATTGCAGAGATTTTCTTCTTCTTATTTGTTGCGATGACTTATATCGAATCACTTATTCATATGGGAGTTTTCGACAGATTAAAATATAATCTTGTATCAAAAGGGTACAGTTATAGAAAGTTATTTTGGCTTACTGGATTTTTATCATTTTTTATTTCGCCAATCGCAGATAACTTAACAACTGCACTTATTTTATCAACAGTTTTAATTACAATAGAAAAAGAGAAAACAGAATTCTTAGTTCCTGGTGCTATTAATATTGTTGTTGCAGCAAATGCAGGTGGTGCATGGTCTCCTTTTGGTGATATTACTACTTTAATGGTATGGACTTCAGGTAAGGGACAATTTATGGATTTCTTATATTTATTCCCTGCATCTGTATTAGGATACTTAGTTACTGCCTTTTTATTATCACTTATTGTTCCAAAAACAAAACCAGCTTTTGATGCAAATGTTGAAGCACCAAAGATGAAAGATGGAGCAAAAACAATAATCTTCTTAGGTGTTGTTACAATTGTTATGGCAGTTATTTCTCATCAATTCTTAGATTTCCCTGCAATGTGGGGTATGATGTTTGGTTTAGTTTTATTAAAATTCTTCTCTTTCAAACTAAGAAAAAAATATGGAAGCGAACACTTTAATATTTTTTATTCTATGTCAAAAATTGAGAATAATACATTGATGTTTTTCTTTGGTATTTTAGCAGCAGTTGGAGCACTATACTTTGTAGGTTGGTTAACTCTTGCATCTGTTGTATATCATCCAAATCATCTTGGGCCAACATTATCAAATATTGCCGTTGGTTTCTTATCTGCAATTGTAGATAACGTACCTGTTATGTCTGCAATCTTAAAAGCAAACCCAGATATGGATATTTCAAATTGGTTATTAGTAACATTAACAGCTGGTATTGGAGGTTCTTTAATCTCATTTGGTAGTGCTGCTGGTGTTGGTGTAATGGGTAAATTAAAAGGTATTTATACTTTTAGTAGTCATATGAAATATGCATGGACTATTTTAGTTGGATACTTTGTATCTATTACAATTTGGTATTTTCAATTTGAAATGCTAAAACTTTACTAA